One window of Medicago truncatula cultivar Jemalong A17 chromosome 2, MtrunA17r5.0-ANR, whole genome shotgun sequence genomic DNA carries:
- the LOC25487428 gene encoding peroxidase P7, which produces MATFTKLFVTLSIFSLLACSTNAQLVNNFYGRTCPSLQTIVRREMANAIKTEARIGASILRLFFHDCFVNGCDGSILLDDTATFTGEKNAAPNKNSARGFEVIDTIKTSVEASCNATVSCADILALAARDGVFLLGGPTWVVPLGRRDARTASQSAANSQIPSPFSDLSTLTKMFTDKGLTASDLTVLSGAHTIGQGECQFFRNRIYNETNIDTNFATLRKLNCPLSGGDTNLAPLDTLTPTNFDNNYYKNLVASKGLFHSDQALFNNGSQDNLVRSYSTNGATFRRDFAVAMVKLSKINPLTGTNGEIRKNCRLVN; this is translated from the exons ATGGCTAcctttacaaaattatttgttaCACTCTCCATTTTTTCTCTCCTAGCTTGTTCTACCAACGCACAACTTGTTAATAACTTCTATGGAAGAACTTGCCCTAGCCTCCAAACCATAGTGCGCAGGGAAATGGCCAATGCTATCAAAACTGAAGCCCGGATTGGGGCTTCTATACTTCGCTTGTTCTTCCATGATTGTTTTGTAAAT ggatGTGATGGatcaattttattggatgacaCTGCCACCTTTACCGGTGAGAAAAATGCCGCACCTAACAAAAACTCAGCTAGGGGTTTCGAAGTGATTGATACCATTAAAACTAGTGTTGAAGCTTCATGCAATGCCACTGTATCTTGTGCTGATATTCTAGCACTTGCAGCAAGAGATGGAGTATTTCTG cTTGGAGGACCAACATGGGTAGTACCACTTGGAAGAAGAGATGCAAGAACAGCAAGCCAAAGTGCAGCAAATAGTCAAATCCCTTCACCATTTTCTGACCTTTCCACTCTCACCAAAATGTTTACAGACAAGGGTCTAACTGCAAGTGACCTCACAGTACTTTCTGGTGCACACACCATAGGCCAAGGAGAGTGCCAATTTTTCAGAAATCGCATATACAATGAAACCAACATTGACACAAACTTTGCAACCTTAAGGAAATTAAATTGTCCTCTTTCTGGTGGTGACACCAATTTAGCACCTCTTGACACTCTCACTCCAACAAATTTTGACAACAATTACTATAAAAATCTTGTTGCAAGCAAAGGTCTTTTCCATTCTGATCAAGCTCTTTTCAATAATGGGTCTCAAGATAATTTGGTTAGGAGTTATAGTACCAATGGTGCTACTTTTAGAAGAGACTTTGCTGTTGCTATGGTGAAACTGAGTAAAATTAATCCTCTAACTGGGACTAATGGGGAGATTAGAAAGAATTGTAGGCTTGTGAATTGA